The window ttttctctggCTATGTGTATCCTTGATGCCTTTGAACATCTTGTTGGTACAGAGGCCGAGTGTAATTGGCATCTTCACGATATTAATATATTTCCTTTGTAAAAATATATTGAGTGAATTCATTGCGAGATTATTTCTGGAAATATGTAAGGTTGAAAAAATCAAGTCATATAATTCATTAAAAACGACATTTGGAGATATCTTTTAAGCAATCAGTGAAATTCAACATTATTTTGAAACTGCTACTTGAAACATGGCCCACTTACAATAATTGCAGTTTTGTCGAAACAAGATTAGCGCATGTAAATAGTTCAGGATAGGTATCATAATGAATCACTGTATAAATAGTTATGATTCAAGAAACAGTATAAATAGTTAAGAGATAAGAAGCATAAGCGGTGGTTGTTCAACTAACAACTGACGAGAGAAAGTCTGGGGCAACACATGCTGGCCCTACTTGATTCTGCTAAGGCGTGGTGGCACATCAACACCACTTTTCGAATCAAATAGTATTATCATTACAGAAAAAGAGCAGTCCACTAGCTAATAGCTAGACTAAATGCAGAGCATATCTTCAGCACTGAGTCAGCACAATAATTGCAGAAAGAGCAATACATcaattaggctagtcatagtggtgaATACATGTTTTCCCTTATACTTCCTCTCACGACATGTGTTAATAGTCTATGTTTTCTTATATTCATAGTGAGTCGTGTCATATGTAACATAGAGGCCtttatttattactccctccgttttactAAAGTTTTAGTACAAAATTGTACTAattttgagacacttattttggaacgaatGGAATACTTTATAGAGCTATTTTTCTTCATTGAGAAGCGTTATGTGATGGTAATATATTATGTTACTCCATTTGTCTCTTCTCTTTAATTATTAGGCACGCCTTCTTGGTTTATGTGACATACATGCTACTACTGAGAAATAGAAATTAATCGTTTGATGTCAGCTCGTTCTCCCCTCTTCACTTCCTAAGAGTAGTGGCTATAGTTTTGAGAGGGGACGTTCTGAACACGGAGACATCTGCTTCGACCAGTAGTGCGAAATCTATTGGTTGTAGGATAGGTGTGGGTCTCTCTGTAGCAGGTATTATTTCAGTTAGTTAAAATATGGAGTAGTACTACAGAATATGCACACAGATACATGGGGCCATATTTTTAAAAACCAGACCGGCGGTCAGACTAGAAAAAATTGAAAGCGGCACCTCTACCGGATTTGGGAAATATGGTGCGGGAGGAGGGAGGTGGGGTGTGTGCGGAAAAGTGGCAGATAGAGGAGACAACAACGTGAGGCCTACGAATCAATTTTTCTGAGTGCTATTGTTGCGGAACATGTTTTGAATGCTAATAACATagtggacagagggagtataagctCATAGTTTATGAGACACGACATCTACCGCACGGCATCATCATCGAATCATGCATAGATGGATCGCTTCACTACAAAAAACATCTAATCTCTTTTTAGTCCATTATTAGAGTTTTTAAGGTATTTATTATTGTTACTTATTATCGTATGTTCCTTTTTATTTGAGGCAGTTGACTTTTAGCGTCATCTTAGATCATCAATTTTAGATTAGTTCAAATGTGTACAATTTTAAGTCAAATTTCAAATACCTTTAGTGATAAACATAATATAAATGAAACAAGATAAATGGTCAAATGTGACTAAGTAGTGAACTGTTTCAAATAGAAATACGGGAGGAGGGAGTACTATGCACTGCTCATGATATTTCTAGCCATCGTTTTCCTCTGCAattatcatcatgacatgcatgatTTCAAAAAGTAATAAATAAAAGTTAGGTTCGTAACCGAACGGTCGCCCATCATTAGTGCTAGAAGAAAGTACACAAGCATCCCATCATTCCTACCCCCGACAGCAACGTTTCACCCTTGAGTGACTTCTTTTCGAATATGATAACTACCAGTAGTCACTTTACTGATTGCATTCCTTTTTGGTACAATCAGCCCGATCATTTTTGTGGTGCGATTACACGTACGTCTGCTTCCCTATATAACGTGCTCCGAGTCGCATGGACTTCAGCTCACCAAGCGATCACCAACCATGGAGCTCCTCTTCTTTTGCACAATAGTTCTCATCGTCATGGTCTCCTCTGTGTACCTCCTAGGTCTCTTAGCCCGCAGTCGTCGCAACCTGCCCCCGGGTCCTCCCTCGCTGCCACTGGTGGGCAACCTCCTCTCACTGGGCGCCCTACCACACCGCTCCCTCGCGGGCCTCACGGAGCGCCATGGACCTATCATGGCGCTCCGCCTAGGCACGGTCACCACCGTGGTCGCCTCCTCAGCAGACGCCGCCCGTGACATCCTCCAGCGCCATGACGCGGCTTTCTCGGGGCGCTTCGTCCTAGACGGCACCCACGTGTCCGCGCACTACACGCACTCCATGGTCTGGCTCCCGGCTAGCAGCCCCCGGTGGCGCGCGCTACGCAAGGTGTGCTCGGGTGAGCTCTTCGCGCCACACCGCCTCGACATGCACCAGTCCCTGCGCCAGGAGAAGGTGCACCAACTCGTCTCCCACGTGACGCAGCTGGCACAAGAGGGCGTCCCAGTTCACGTCGGCCGCCTGGCCTTTACGACAGCGCTTAACCTACTCTCCTCCACCATCTTCTCCACCGACTTGGCCGACCTCGACGACCGGCATGCCAAGCCTGGGGAGTTCGAGGCCGTGCTCGCAGAGCTAAACGTGACCGTTGGATTGCCAAACCTGTCAGACTTCATCCCTGAAGTGGCGTGGCTAGACCTGCAGGGAGTGAGGAGACGTATCGAGGGCTTGTTCCAGCGGTTGCATGCCATGATGGACGAACACATCGAGCTTCACGTGCAGGACCGTGCCGTGGGTGAGCCGACAAAGAAAAACTTCCTAGACGTGCTGCTCGACTACCGCAGCACCGACAACGACCAGGGCTTCGAGCGCCAGACGCTCCTCTCATTGCTTTCGGTATCTATCTTCCAAGTACTTTGTTGAGTACACTTCCTCCGTCCTGAATTACTTGTTGCacatccatttttattcatttatgcgacaagtaattccggacgaagggagtagtattcCTCCATGCTTCCTCTCTCTGCATTGTTACCTCACGCTGCATGGTTGTTTGGTCATCAGGACTTGTTCAGCGCGGGGACAGATACAAGTTCGGCCACCGTGGAATGGGCGATGGCCGAGCTGCTACTAAATCCATCATCCATGTCgagagctcgtcaagagctcgaccaaGTGATAGGCTCTAAAGAGCAGGTTGAGGAGTCCGACATTGGACAGCTCAAGTACCTCCAAGCCATCGTGAAGGAGACGTTCCGGCTCCATCCTCCGGCGCCGTTCCTGCTGCCGCACGTGGCGGAGACGACAACACAAGTCCAAGGATACACAATTCCCAAGGGCACGCGCCTTCTGGTGAACGTGTGGGCCATAGGGCACGATGGTAAGGTATGGCCGGAACCGGAGAAGTTTATGCCGGAGAGGTTCCTGGAGAAGGAGGTGGACTTCAAGGGCCGAGACTTCGAGCTCCTGCCCTTTGGGTCCGGGAGGAGGATGTGTCCCGGGACGCCGCTGGCCGTTCGCATAGTTCATCTCATGCTCGCTTCTTTGCTGCATCGCTTCCAGTGGAGGCTTCCCGTAGACGTGGAGAAGAAGGGCCTGGACATGACTGAAAGGCTTGGGGTCAACCTGTCCATGGCTACGCCCCTTGAGGCTATAGCCACGCCAGTTTGAATATAATCATCATCGTCCTCTGCACCTGACATTGTGGCATGGGAACATCATCAACATGCATATCACGCGTAAATAAGGAGTAACCAAAAGAGTTTGCTTTATACT is drawn from Triticum dicoccoides isolate Atlit2015 ecotype Zavitan chromosome 4A, WEW_v2.0, whole genome shotgun sequence and contains these coding sequences:
- the LOC119288259 gene encoding geraniol 8-hydroxylase-like gives rise to the protein MELLFFCTIVLIVMVSSVYLLGLLARSRRNLPPGPPSLPLVGNLLSLGALPHRSLAGLTERHGPIMALRLGTVTTVVASSADAARDILQRHDAAFSGRFVLDGTHVSAHYTHSMVWLPASSPRWRALRKVCSGELFAPHRLDMHQSLRQEKVHQLVSHVTQLAQEGVPVHVGRLAFTTALNLLSSTIFSTDLADLDDRHAKPGEFEAVLAELNVTVGLPNLSDFIPEVAWLDLQGVRRRIEGLFQRLHAMMDEHIELHVQDRAVGEPTKKNFLDVLLDYRSTDNDQGFERQTLLSLLSDLFSAGTDTSSATVEWAMAELLLNPSSMSRARQELDQVIGSKEQVEESDIGQLKYLQAIVKETFRLHPPAPFLLPHVAETTTQVQGYTIPKGTRLLVNVWAIGHDGKVWPEPEKFMPERFLEKEVDFKGRDFELLPFGSGRRMCPGTPLAVRIVHLMLASLLHRFQWRLPVDVEKKGLDMTERLGVNLSMATPLEAIATPV